The genomic stretch CACAGAATACATATAGTACATCTTGTTGACACTAGACAGGAAGCTCAGCTGCCCATGGTTCCAAAATGACAACGACCACATCGTTCGTATACAGAGAAACCACATCCACAATGGAGCATATATATGCTCTTCAGTTAACACACCAGAATCAGAAGTACATGCACTGTATAATTTTGTGAGACCGATTAAGTAAATACATCACAGGCTAATACTCGCTCAGAATCTCAGATACACGGTTAGCCGGCACCATCACACCTCGCCACACTTAGAAACTCGTGATCCTCAGGTTTAAAGCAACTTACATATATGGCACTCTTACAAGTTACAACAGGTCTAATACAACTACATAAGCTACAGTAACAAACAGCATAGTAGCTTGCTACTTGGCAGCTGCGCAGCTCAAGCCTCTTCCActtgctcttcctcttcctgGAGGAGGTTCTCTCTGTTGTCGTGGGCCCAGAAGCCGCGGACATCTATAAGCATGCTAGCGATGGTCCCACCTTGCTTGCACGAAAGGAGGTCCGTGAGTGCGATCCTCAGAGGATCAGCTGGTTTCACCATGTCCCAGATTTCATCCCTTACGTCTTCGATGCAAAGCTCGTAGTTCCCACCCTCGATCCATTTCTGGTGTACATCTCTGTAAGCAAATGACACCAAAGCATGAGACAAATGACTGATAAGCTGTCACAAGTTTATTAGTACAAAGGAATTTTTCAATGTGATTTTTGGATTGGAAAGACACTATCAGAAACAATACAACTATAATACGATCAAATCTGAGATGCTTATTCAACACATTTTGATTTCCAGATGCCTATATGTCTCGTCTCCTAAGTTAAGAGCAAGGGATCAACTTGACTTTAGGGTTCATGGATACTGTCAAGAGTCACTTTCAGTTTCATTCCCAACATAGGTGAACTGGTTAGTACAAAACCTAGAGATCTTCTCAGGGATATAAAAATTGACCTAGAGTGATGATGTCCTGCTCTTGAGGCCAGCAGAACAGTCTAGCAGTTCAGCAAACACACAATATGGCAGATAAAATTTAGGAAGATGGTATCAGGCAGGAATGCCAAACTCTCACATCCTCCTTTCTTTTCTTCCACAATACAATTGTTTCCCATAACAAACTCAatgcttttattattattatttaaggcTCAAGGCCCTATTtggtgaaataaataaaaaataaacagcTCTTGAGGCCTTCTGAGGGATATCAAAATTGTCCTAGAGCGATGATGTCCTGCTCTTGAGGGTTGAGGCCAGCAGAACAGTCTAGCAGTTCAGCAAACACACAATATTGGCAGATCAAATCTAGGAAGATGGTATCAGGCAGGAATGCTAACTCTCACATCCTCCTTTCttttcttccagaacacaattgTTTCCCATAACAAACTCTATGCTTTTTTTAATTATTTAAGGCTTAAGGCCCTATTtggtgaaataaataaaaaataaacagcTCCTTAAGGACAAGTTTACAACTCAGGATTTCATGGTACTCGGCTCGCACGGGAACCGCAAAAGTCCCCTGCATTCAAAACATGGCCCAGTTTTTTACACGAGATCATTACAGTTTCCTTTTGAAAGAAAATACTGTTATTAGTCATTCTGTACACAGTACAAAATAAAGTTCGCAAAGGAGGAGATTACCAGCAAAAAAAATTACCAAAATGATTAAGAACATAATGGTCAAAATGTTAATGAGACTTCTCTCAACTTTGACGAAAACAGTGATATCCTTAAATTTTATGTGGAAGTTCTTATAATGATTATGAGCAAAAATCTGGTTCACTAGTAAAGATTCCTTTGCAAGCAGATATTTTCAGCTAAGAATGAATACAATAACAGGGCAAATCTGAAGGTGAAGATGATTGAGTCGTACATCCATGAACAAAAAGGGGTAGGTTATCACCATAACTGCAAAATGTAACAGTGCCACCACCAACTAAATACACACTTCACATTATAAATTTCCATACATACCTAAACAGAGTATGGATATCAGCAGTCGTCAGGAATCCCCTTCCGTTGAGATCAAGGCATCTAAATAAGTATGTCAACCCTTCAGGAGTATCTTTGTTTTCTAGAGCCAAAACAAAATCGAGAAAGCTTTCAAAATCCATCTCACGGCTGTTGCCACCTCCAACTTTGCTCCGGCGTACATGTTCGTCAAAAACTGAAAAGTAGAGCTAGATTGTTATTCTGCATTCATGATTCAAAACTCGTCGAAGACATCAATAAATTTGTGTGTTAAGAACATTAAAAAAAACATTGATTTGGAATGGCATACTAAGATTTGATGCGAGCTTTTCGGTTACGGTGGTTTAATTTTCCTTTAAAAGAAATAATAAAAGCATCACAAGAGCAGAAAACAGATTTTTAACCTCTTTCGATGAAGATTTCTGTTAGTGTGCCATCAGCATATTCCTTAAGCTCTTGTTTGCTCAATGTGCCATTTGTATCTTTATCTAGTGCAAGAAACATATCTGCAGAGGGATAAGATAACAATCAAAGAGTATATAATGCACAAGAATGATAAAATGTGAACTTTTGCAGAAACAGTGAACTGTGAGAAAAAAGGAAAATGAGGGCAGCTGGCATACCACATATGCGCTGAGCTGAagtcaaggaaaaccaattttcaGCCTGCTCAGTATCAGTTACCTCTTCCTCGCTCTCCTGAAAATGTAGTGCATAAGAATCAAAAGGGTGCAGAAGTCCATTATATGGTGCAAGATTATAGAGTCAAGTACAAGATGACTAAATTTACACACCAAGCCATACAATCCATTTTTATAGTATTACCTGATGCAATTCCATCAGTTCTTGAAGACAATTGCTCAACAATACTTTCTTTATACATGCTTTCCCTGAAAGAATAGAAAGTTACCCATCGCATAAAGAATAATCTGCATGTTGATTCCATCAGGTTAAAAGTCCAGTTCTGTACCCCGTCTGTGTGGATCACAGAAGAAAAAGAACTTCCGTGCAGCTATGCGGCAGTACATTTGAACAAACGCCGATGGCATGTCTCGCAATTGTGCCAAATTGGGAATGAGCCCTCTGATATATGCTTCCATTTCCTGCAGACAGAATTAAAGGCATGTGACATGATTCTAACTTCTAAGGTATAAAATCTCAATATGTGTTGAAATGTCCATACATGAGGTTGAAGGAAACCATCAGAATCCTCATCAAGTTCACTCATATCAATTCTTGCTTGAGTAAGAGAAACCTGAAAGAAGTAACAATTAGGAAAGTGGTACATAAAAACAGCCCATTTCAACACAAGTGGCTGCTGAGTTCCAGACATGCGATATTATATTACTATGTAGCAGTTCCTTTAGCTGTCTTGGGTTTTTCTGTACCAAGTGGTTTGTTTTGGTACATTATCCATTTCATAAAATTCAAACTGCCCAAGTTAACAGCTATAGGTTCGAAAAAGAACTTACTGTTCGCATAACATAAAGATAGAATGGTAAGATTGCAATTCTCCCAGAATCATCCTTCTCGAACTTCATAAAGTTTGAAGGGCTAAAGAAACGTTTGCATTTCTGGCCAATCTGCTCTGTGCACACTGTGGCAATATGGCAGAAATCTTCATAGTTCATCTGCAGTGTTCCAGGGAAAGAAATGAATGAGAAGTATAATAGCACGAACTACCTCACATGTAAATCAGAATGAACACAAGTAGTTGTACAATTATACCATTGTTAGTCTCATTGTGGAATATATCATATATGCACAGAAATTCAAACATGCAGCAACAAACTAGAATTGATGATTGATGCCAAATATAACACACGAAAACCTTTTCagttttactccctccgtcccagttcatagggcttgcgcATATCCCTAGGTTGTAAGTTTGACCATGATAATACAAGAGATATATTACAAAacgtatatcattagaaagcttagatgttctactttctaatgatataatttttatggtGTAAAATTATTATTATGTTGGCTAAATTAACAACTTAGGAATACGTGCAAGTcctatgaactgggacggaggtagtagttgtaTTCCTGTACATATCATGGCATGCAATTATAATTATCCAAGGAAGACAGGTGACATTAGGGGAAGCAAGTCAATGGCACAAGAATGAATGTATTCGCATGTGGTGTAAAAATACGGGCACCAAGCTATGAGTTTACCTTTTCAGAGCCAGTCACATCGTCTATAACACAATTTTCCCTGAGGCAAACCCacatggcatcaagatcatcggcatTAAGTAGAAGCTCCGATTGTTTCTGCAATTTTTTTGCAATTGCTCTCATAAGCCTTTCAATTGTAGGACAGTTAAATGCCAAAGCAGCCAGTCAAACTCAAATACCTTTAGAAACCTGTACTTTGCCAGCCTCTGAACTCTATTGCTAATAGATCCATCTTCAGGTTTCTGTCCAAAAAGGAAACATTAGTATCATCTCATACTGACAACTCGTGTAGTCCTGCATGCAGTGTGGGATCCAATATGACTAGCATTGCTACTTATTATCTCTGATGTCAGCATCTAGCACTATCAAAATCATATTTCAGATAAGCTACAAGTTTTATCATAACATAGAAGAACACGAAACTCATGTATCCAAGAAAGTAAACCAAGTTGATCACCTTCTTGTAGAAACTTGGGATGGAACCAGCTTCAGCACTCTTTCGCTGCCGCTCCTTAAAAATCTCAAGCAATATCCTTTTCGTTTCCAGTTCTGCAGGTTGCAGGTTCAAAATAGATCAGGTAACACGGTGATGCCACATGGAAAAGGGAAGTGTTGATCAGCAAAAGCGGACGCACTAATCAGGAGCTGCCTTGAAGCCCAATAACAGCACAGTCGTATCAACTAACAAGTAaactagcaagctccaagagcaAACAACTAAAATTGTCCCTAGCTAACAGTGCGTGTTTGAAAATGCACTGCCAGACGACCTCCTGACTCTTCAATGCAAAGCCTCCCCCTCTCAACCCAAATCACCCACTGCAAATCATGGGCGAACATTTTCCCCATATCCACCAGCCGCATTACGGCGGCTCGCATCCTGAGGAAGCAGATCTCATCGCCGTCACGCGGAAGCTATCTTGTAACGCTCAGCACCATAACCTCGCCCAATTTCATCGCCATTTCGAACAGGACACGAATAAACCCTAATCCTACCGCCATTCCCCGAGACGAAACGCGGAATTACAGCCAAGCCTAGCCGGGCCGAGCCGAGCAGCAGGAAGGGGGGAAAAGGGGGGACGCGCTAGCGAAGGAGCACTGACCCATGAGGGCCTCGGATCCGAGGCCGGCGCCCGTACCAACGAAGCGGCGGAGGTTGCGGACCCAGGGCATGGAGGAGGCCGGCGGGATCCGCCTGCCGGCGGGCGCGGCCCCGGCGGAGGAGGCGCCATCCCcggcgtcgccgccgtcggcggaGGCGGTGCTCATGAGGGTCGAGGCGGGGGCGGATCGGAGCGTGCGCGTGGGACTGTAGCTGGTTGTCGGGTTGGTGGTCTCACGCGTCCGGTCTGGCCGTCTGGGGCTCGGGACTAGGGAGGAAGACCCTGTCACTCGCCCGGGAGAGATAGGGCCCAAAATGTTGAAAAAACGTGTTTGTTGTGTTAATCataactagcaaaagtgcccgtgcgttgcaccgggagaaactAATGCTGGAGATCGATGGAGATCCACGACGACCAACTGACACGCAAGGGGGCAACCACCATCGGGGAAGACATCTCCCGCATCGGTAACGAGGGGCGCGTGGAGGCAGCATTCGAGAAAGGGGAAACGCCTAGCGCGGGGATGAGAGTGTGCGGCGGTGGGAGCGTGTGGTGGATGGCAAGATGGAAGCGTGCAGCTACGGCGGCCTGGATGGGAGCACGTGGCTCCGTCGATGGTGTCCATATGAATGATGATTCCTTGGTCGACGTCAATATTTTTCTTGCCAATCCCGGTCTAGCATCCCTTGGTCGACGCCAGTGTGTTCGACGATATGAATTACATTGGTACGTACACTACGATCTCATCGGGGTCGCTGTACCACGGCATCTCTAGCGCCTCCAAGGAATGCAATATTGCACTGTTGCCGCTGGCCATGGTTATAGTAAGCTTATATTAGTGAACAGATATAGTATATCACACATACTTTGCATAGGAAACATCCTTCTCATAATCTCGTGTCTGATTTTCATCCTCTCTACCATCACAACCTGAAAGGTAACTTTATCTCTCTGATCCTTCTCATAATCACGCGTGCCAGCTTTCCATCCTCTCTTCCCATCACAAGAGAATTTCAGATCATGGTGCTACTTCTTTTTGATTCACACCAACCAATCGAAGGCCCGGTCGATTGGCCCGTTCGATCAGTTCCTAGGCCACACCGATCGCTTCTGAGTTCTGACACAATGATTGTCTCACAACATCATAACTCCATGATTGTGTTCTTAAAAAATGGAAAGGAAAGAGCAAGCATGTAGAATGGGTTGATGAGTAACCCAAACTGCCAAAGCAAGCACCAAGCACCATCTAAATGATCGTTTACTACGAAAACCGTTTCATATTCTTGTTATTGTCTCGTTGGTGAATCGGAAACTTGCCAAGTCGCTAACACAAATGGAGTGAATTGAAATACTAATGACTGGATAGGTCATTAGTTGAACAAAAAATTCAATGTACTACTGAAACAATTATAACCGAATTCTGAGTGCGTTAGCTGACTATGCTAACCGAGATACACTACCAAGTTCATTGCCCTTGCATATACACTTCGATATGTAGGCTGTCGGCAGGAACTTCATCCTCCCTTGTATATACACTTAAATATAAAAGTGCAGATGACGAATCAAGTATGATATCAGAATATATTTTATTTGTAAGATACAGAGACCAGCTAACTCTGAAGAGATATATACAAAGCTAGACAATCACACATATGCGTGGCATCAGCACGCTGCAACTCCATCTTTTTTGTTCATAGCCATAATCAACAGTCCATAGGAAAACTGAAACTGAATCTGCAACCACCACTTCTTGGCCGGAGCGTCGTTCTCCGCCTCTACGGAAAGCTGCTCGAACAGTAGCCTTGTACGAAACGGTAATGCCACCGTTATCATCGTTGATCAGATGTGGATCATGAAGAAACACTTACCCACTACCACTTCTTCACGGTTAACATGAATTACAGAGTAAAAAAATTCAGAGCAAAAAGAAACCACTTTGCTACATCTAGACACATTAGATTCATCTCAAAAGGAAGAGCAGatgcattatcattaccttttcgtTGACTTCATTAACCAAACCAGGTTTACTTCTACTCCAAcctagaaaaaacaaaaaacgaATTTGAGATTTTGAGCTCGCCACGAGGCCGTGCTGCCTTCCGCGCCTTGAGCCCTTGCAGCAACGACATACTGCCAACCCCATGCGCCTCGCCGAGGCCTCCAATGCGCTCTCAGCCACCGTCATATAGGCCGGCGATCGAGTGGGATCTGGAGCCGATGAGCTAGTGGCAGCGAACGGAAGGTCGACGTGGCTGGCGGCGCAAGGAGAGATGGGCCAGGTGACCCGCTCGGCCGCCTTCTGCTCTTCCCCTGACGCGGCGCAGCTGCCAGCCCGCCTCCAGCTCCGGCCGACGGAATTCCTACTACAGGTTCCCCAACCAACGCCGCCGCCGTTCCTCTGCGGTCCTCTGCTCGTCCCCGACGCCTTCCCCTACTCCGCGCCGCCGACCGTCGCCTCGTCGTCTGGCCCCGCGCGCGCCGACAAGTCCTGCACAGCGGCCGCCTGCAGCCTCCCCGCGGCAGACGTCCTTTTCCGTCACGGCCATCGCCTCCCCGTGCCCTGCTTCCCCAGGACATGGAGGTACCGTCGAGAAGGAACGAGCAGCACGGCGTCTCGGGTGGCGCGCCCTCCTCAACATCTCCCCTCCACTGCGGCTACTCCCAGAGAGCTCTGCCTCCGATCCTCTTCCTTCTGTGTGACAAGGACGAAGCTGCCAACTACAGCTGAGCTAGGGCCGTAGGGAATTCGACTGCATCTCAGAAAAGTCGGGCCTGAATCGTCTGCATCCGCTGCTTGGTCTCAGAAAGCATCTATCGCCTTGGCCTCAGGAACAGCCGGGTGACTCGTCCTCATCCGCCTTGATGTTAGACACCCCCGATGCACCATGAGCGATGAGGGAAGCGCTTGGGCGCACCTTCGGGTCGATCTATTAGTCGGGAATCTCCACTGTAAACCCTAGCTATCGATTCGGCAGGAGAAATCTCGACGGGAAACCCTAGCTATCGATTCGGCAGGAGATTTTGGATTTGAGAAGGGTAGGAGGCAATTTGATCTTATAGAGGGGGCTGCGAACGgatctatcttgagatggaagttGGAGGGGAACGTGTTTATCTTGAACTCCTACAAACGTCATCAGCCCGTGTGGAGGATTCAGAAATCGATGGATTCGGTGGCCTCCGCCCGTGTGGAGGGGAATTGATGAATTTGGTGGCCTCCGCGGCTCCGCCCCTgctacttagtttgaccggtacgTTATATGTaaattggtgggagggtaaaacggtccaaaaaaaagcgttgacgaaactttttggcagaaaccttagatcATACGGACCAAACCgaggaaacgcttctccctttattattaggtatagattattttgaatttgaataatttGGAATGTATTTAGTAATTCAATACTATATTATATTGAAGTTGGTGATGGTGATACGTCGCTCAACATCATCGAAATCATCTTGACCATTCAATGTGCAGATCGCTCCGGCAAAACATCAAACCCTTCAACACCGACTCATCTGTAATTACCCACTCAAGCCACTAGAAAGATACCCCTTCCATCAAACAACCTTAGCAATCCTCTCCAACTCACAACTCATCTCACACGCATGCGTTACCGCTGCCCCTATGCCTCAGGCATTCAATATGTCTCCATCCTTAGTGTCGTTGACATAGCGGCTTTACATATTGCAAGCGACTAGAAAAATGCAAAATCAAGTTATGCAATGTATCTCCTAGCGTCATCCACAATAAGAAATCGggtctttacaaggttcttgaggcacacatccacaaccgaattggaggttcCCAATAGTTGTAACAACACACCAACAATAACAAGAAGAACAAATCAAGCAACAACAACTAGGAtttccaaatggaacactagcaaaggggccctcaagcaaatgagggggaaatgtaaaacgTTTTGGTGAAgatatagatcggggtcttctccttcatttctccaaagatcaaggggtttagatggttggaggaggagatcaagTGATTCTTGTGGCTCAACAATGGCGAGATCTTCTTTTGTGGACGAGCCACCTTCTCCATTGGAGAAGAGGGCTATTTATATGAGTAGGCACTTCAGATCTGATCTTTGTGGACTTTTTTGTGTAAAACCGGA from Lolium rigidum isolate FL_2022 chromosome 4, APGP_CSIRO_Lrig_0.1, whole genome shotgun sequence encodes the following:
- the LOC124706716 gene encoding probable serine/threonine-protein phosphatase 2A regulatory subunit B'' subunit TON2, producing the protein MSTASADGGDAGDGASSAGAAPAGRRIPPASSMPWVRNLRRFVGTGAGLGSEALMELETKRILLEIFKERQRKSAEAGSIPSFYKKKPEDGSISNRVQRLAKYRFLKKQSELLLNADDLDAMWVCLRENCVIDDVTGSEKMNYEDFCHIATVCTEQIGQKCKRFFSPSNFMKFEKDDSGRIAILPFYLYVMRTVSLTQARIDMSELDEDSDGFLQPHEMEAYIRGLIPNLAQLRDMPSAFVQMYCRIAARKFFFFCDPHRRGKACIKKVLLSNCLQELMELHQESEEEVTDTEQAENWFSLTSAQRICDMFLALDKDTNGTLSKQELKEYADGTLTEIFIERVFDEHVRRSKVGGGNSREMDFESFLDFVLALENKDTPEGLTYLFRCLDLNGRGFLTTADIHTLFRDVHQKWIEGGNYELCIEDVRDEIWDMVKPADPLRIALTDLLSCKQGGTIASMLIDVRGFWAHDNRENLLQEEEEQVEEA